In the genome of Bdellovibrio bacteriovorus, one region contains:
- a CDS encoding DEAD/DEAH box helicase, producing MNNFTEFGLLPSLLKTLKAQRIFTPTEIQRMAIPLLMSGQSVVGVSETGSGKTLTYALPLLNMLKKLEEDGEPVKAEAAPRAVVMVPTRDLGEQVAKVFKTFTHDTRLRVRPALGGMSMDQTMRNISGSFEILLATPGRLVQLLSKELIDLSDVHVLVFDEADQMLDKGFLTDSNYIVDTCPQDIPLALFSATVSKNVEEMMNSLFAKAEVIRSGGSGKTVKTLTTKNETVIDGLRWPIFEKLLKKKIEGGTIVFANTREQCDKIAKEMTDKGYKCLLYRGEMDKNERRTNLKKFRSGEADLMISTDLAARGLDLQHVGRVINYHLPQQLDNYLHRAGRTARAGREGLVVNLVTERDLPLIAKIEGKGQTAKELKSRFKDKDGKRLHVKRDEKAVKKK from the coding sequence ATGAATAATTTCACAGAATTCGGTCTTTTACCTTCTCTTTTAAAAACTCTTAAAGCGCAGCGTATTTTTACGCCGACAGAAATTCAGCGCATGGCTATTCCTTTGCTGATGTCGGGCCAATCGGTTGTCGGTGTTTCGGAAACGGGGAGTGGTAAGACATTGACCTATGCCTTGCCACTTTTAAACATGCTAAAAAAATTGGAAGAGGACGGAGAGCCTGTGAAAGCCGAGGCAGCTCCGCGCGCGGTGGTGATGGTGCCGACTCGTGATCTGGGTGAACAGGTGGCGAAGGTCTTTAAGACTTTTACTCATGACACCCGTCTGCGTGTGCGTCCTGCTTTAGGTGGGATGAGCATGGATCAAACAATGCGTAATATTAGTGGTTCCTTTGAGATTTTGTTGGCGACACCGGGACGCTTGGTTCAACTGCTGAGTAAAGAGCTGATTGATTTATCAGACGTGCACGTTTTGGTTTTTGATGAAGCAGATCAGATGTTGGATAAAGGATTTTTGACCGATTCAAACTATATAGTGGATACCTGCCCGCAGGATATTCCTTTAGCACTTTTTTCTGCGACAGTTTCGAAGAATGTGGAAGAGATGATGAACTCGCTTTTTGCAAAAGCGGAAGTCATTCGCAGTGGTGGCAGCGGTAAGACTGTAAAAACTTTGACGACTAAGAACGAAACGGTGATTGATGGCCTTCGTTGGCCGATCTTTGAAAAGCTTTTAAAGAAGAAAATCGAAGGTGGAACTATTGTCTTCGCCAATACACGCGAACAATGTGACAAGATTGCCAAAGAAATGACGGATAAAGGCTATAAGTGCCTTCTTTATCGCGGTGAAATGGATAAGAACGAACGTCGCACAAATCTTAAAAAATTTCGCAGCGGCGAAGCCGATCTTATGATTTCAACAGACTTAGCTGCACGCGGTTTAGATTTGCAACACGTTGGACGAGTTATTAACTATCACCTTCCGCAACAACTAGATAACTATCTTCACAGAGCGGGGCGAACAGCGCGCGCCGGGCGTGAAGGTTTAGTCGTTAACCTCGTGACTGAACGCGATCTTCCATTGATCGCAAAAATCGAAGGCAAAGGCCAAACGGCGAAAGAATTGAAATCTCGCTTTAAAGACAAAGACGGCAAACGCCTGCACGTGAAGCGCGATGAGAAAGCCGTGAAAAAGAAATAG
- a CDS encoding S8 family peptidase, whose product MIWRPWSFFLFLFFLSLGARASSAFIDPQNLRLKKIISYGGANSLTGKNIKVAVIDSGVSLPDSYDAQILPGWDAFDNDTTPEDSDGHGTAVAGIILSLAPKAQIIPLRAFDQGMGYIAAAIDGFKFAVDHGASVVNCSFSLNEDILREMREAVGRDRFNKTLLIWASGNQSSQLPDFEESWPNVIVVGATNLTSPISRVFYSNTGSIVDVLAPAGDPGDGLTTWTPQGDYRTFNGTSGAAPVVAALAVLYKEQNPAASPAAIKRAIVGSTCKGLINAGRLLGFSEICPAL is encoded by the coding sequence ATGATTTGGCGGCCTTGGAGCTTTTTCCTATTTCTGTTTTTCCTATCTTTAGGGGCTCGCGCTTCAAGCGCTTTCATTGATCCACAAAATCTTCGACTCAAAAAAATAATTTCTTACGGTGGGGCGAACTCTCTCACCGGCAAAAATATCAAAGTGGCCGTCATTGATTCGGGCGTCTCTTTACCTGACTCCTACGATGCGCAAATACTTCCTGGCTGGGATGCCTTTGACAACGATACGACTCCCGAAGATTCCGATGGGCATGGAACTGCCGTCGCGGGAATAATTCTGTCTTTAGCTCCCAAGGCGCAAATTATACCTCTGCGAGCATTCGATCAAGGAATGGGCTACATCGCAGCAGCTATCGATGGATTTAAATTTGCTGTGGATCATGGAGCTTCTGTTGTGAACTGCTCTTTTTCCCTCAACGAAGATATCTTGCGAGAGATGCGTGAGGCGGTGGGACGTGACCGCTTTAATAAAACTCTGTTGATTTGGGCTTCAGGCAATCAGTCATCGCAGCTTCCTGATTTTGAAGAGTCTTGGCCCAATGTGATTGTTGTTGGTGCCACGAATTTGACATCACCTATCTCTCGCGTATTTTACTCTAACACCGGATCTATCGTTGATGTCTTAGCACCCGCCGGTGACCCTGGGGACGGTCTAACGACCTGGACTCCCCAAGGCGACTACCGAACATTCAATGGAACCTCCGGAGCAGCTCCCGTCGTGGCAGCGCTTGCAGTTTTGTATAAAGAGCAAAACCCTGCCGCTTCACCCGCGGCCATCAAGCGTGCGATTGTCGGTTCCACCTGCAAAGGATTGATCAATGCGGGACGCCTTCTTGGATTTTCTGAAATCTGTCCCGCGCTTTGA
- a CDS encoding nucleotidyltransferase domain-containing protein: protein MDLPYEHSRFLDRTLDYIKNDARMLGLAVAGSCITNTMDEFSDLDFVVVVSEAHYEQVMLERKQIASALGNLLVAFTGEHVGEPRLLICLYDHPLLHVDLKFVTRSDFQKRIEDPVILWERESVISDEFKKSSPIHPMPDLQWIEDRFWVWIHYMAVKLGRGELFEVIDCLTFIRAIALGPLSLVTHGQLPR, encoded by the coding sequence ATGGATTTACCGTATGAACATAGCAGGTTTCTAGATCGAACGCTTGACTATATCAAGAACGATGCCCGCATGCTCGGCCTTGCTGTAGCGGGCTCATGCATCACTAACACAATGGATGAATTCTCCGATTTAGATTTTGTTGTGGTGGTAAGCGAAGCTCACTATGAACAGGTCATGCTAGAGCGCAAGCAAATCGCCAGTGCACTGGGAAATCTTCTGGTAGCCTTTACTGGCGAACATGTTGGCGAACCGAGGCTTCTGATCTGTCTTTACGATCATCCTCTTTTGCACGTCGATCTGAAGTTTGTTACGCGAAGTGATTTCCAAAAGCGCATCGAAGACCCTGTTATCCTTTGGGAACGAGAAAGTGTTATTTCAGACGAATTCAAGAAGTCCTCGCCGATACATCCGATGCCGGATCTACAGTGGATTGAAGACCGATTTTGGGTATGGATTCATTACATGGCCGTCAAATTAGGACGAGGTGAGCTGTTCGAAGTCATTGATTGTCTTACATTCATCCGCGCAATTGCGTTAGGCCCGTTGTCGCTTGTGACTCATGGTCAACTCCCGCGTTGA
- a CDS encoding zf-TFIIB domain-containing protein, protein MKCPHCKDKDLVMSERKGVEIDYCHECRGIWLDKGELDKILDRSQEEEKRAQPVQDAFMPNANTGYGHKPYKRRKSFFEELFD, encoded by the coding sequence ATGAAATGCCCTCACTGTAAAGACAAAGACCTAGTCATGAGTGAAAGAAAAGGTGTGGAAATCGATTACTGTCATGAATGCCGTGGCATTTGGTTAGACAAAGGCGAGCTTGATAAAATTCTTGATAGATCCCAAGAAGAAGAAAAGCGTGCGCAGCCTGTACAAGATGCTTTCATGCCGAATGCGAATACTGGCTATGGTCATAAACCTTACAAACGAAGAAAATCTTTCTTTGAAGAACTCTTTGATTAA
- a CDS encoding transporter substrate-binding domain-containing protein — MRYVRSISLCLLGLVWSVVSNAESISLVATTGYRDIEAYKEAVEFVADTIQSVGINVKIVELPRKRNAAEVNNGTFDALPIRGLEDAQDFPNVITSTIPVAFTNFRMMWLKDKDVNESEIHKYSGAVVLNNATLQTQIKQVGIKVTEVNVGYAELLKLLKSKRVDYVIMPEEIIESLKVASPKLAEGVQVSENVFVRTPLYFSMHKKHKDLMVKIEEGLRKSLKGDLSKYPFVRHSLNVKLEKK, encoded by the coding sequence ATGCGGTATGTACGTTCTATTTCTTTGTGTCTCTTGGGGCTGGTTTGGTCTGTGGTTTCAAATGCTGAGTCCATCTCTTTAGTCGCGACGACAGGTTATAGAGATATCGAGGCATATAAAGAGGCTGTCGAGTTTGTCGCTGATACCATCCAAAGTGTCGGGATCAACGTCAAGATTGTAGAGCTTCCTCGCAAGCGTAACGCCGCAGAGGTGAATAACGGAACCTTTGACGCTTTACCCATTCGTGGGTTGGAGGACGCGCAAGATTTTCCCAACGTCATCACCTCTACCATTCCCGTTGCTTTCACTAACTTTCGCATGATGTGGCTCAAAGACAAAGACGTGAACGAATCAGAGATTCATAAATATTCGGGGGCAGTCGTGTTAAACAATGCCACTCTTCAAACACAAATAAAACAAGTGGGAATCAAGGTCACTGAGGTGAATGTAGGATACGCTGAACTCTTAAAGCTCTTGAAATCTAAAAGAGTTGATTACGTCATCATGCCCGAAGAGATTATTGAAAGTCTGAAGGTGGCAAGTCCTAAGCTCGCGGAAGGTGTGCAGGTCAGCGAGAACGTTTTTGTGCGCACGCCTCTTTATTTTTCAATGCACAAAAAGCACAAAGATCTCATGGTGAAGATTGAAGAAGGCCTTCGCAAATCCTTAAAAGGCGATTTATCGAAGTACCCCTTCGTGCGCCATTCTTTAAACGTGAAGCTGGAAAAGAAATAG